GTTGCTGTTTGGCTTTCTGCCTATCCAAAAAAACCTCTCTGTCATCCAAACCAAAGTGatgctcttttctctccttctaaTGACAGCCTCAGgcttgcttttcctcctgcctttACAGGGCTCAGGGAGCCTTAAAGCTTTTCCTGCCAGCATAGAATCTGATGTTAAGTGAAGGACAGTGGTTGGTGCTCTGAGGTCTGTCTGGTTGTGATGTACGTAATGGGAAGGTCCCACTGGAGGAGTCCTGGGATGTGCTTCATACACGAAGAGAAACTCAGCTATTCCCAAAGCACCTTTCATTTCACAGCCTCCGTTCAGCTCTTGGacctgctgctgtgtctgtggcAGTTTTGGGTTGCTTGAACCCGAGAGTCGATTCCCATGTCTGAAAAGCATCAGTGACACGGGGGTCCTTCATGGGCAGGGCcctttttgctgtgttttctagGAGTTGCTGCAgcctctctccctcttcctgctcttACACATCTAAAAGTGGCTTTGGAGGAGGCTCAAAGCAGGGTGTGCCACTAGCAGCTCCATCTACCCCCTATTTACAGGGGTTTAAAACTTCCATCTGTGCTTCAGACTCAGTTTAAAGGGCCAGGAGCGCAGCTGGGCTTTTAAAAAcctttatgaaaaataaaagcttgaagACTTTGCAAGTGTCCAAACAAGCCTGGATAACAGCAACTGCTTCCGGGGGGTGGAGAGAGGGATGaaaaggtttggggttttggggctgCCATTCATTTGAGTATGCCAAGGTGTTCCACAAAccccagctcagtgctcagcctgTGCAGACCTCAGCTCTGATGCTGTGTTGCTTTGTGTCAATGTGCAGTGTAGGTGAAGCAGACCCAGGTCCTCTGCTCGCATCCCTCTGATCTTAAGCCAGGCTCCATTTTTAAGACAAATCTCCCCAGCTTTGACAGCCGTAAATTCACTTCACCCCCACCCTGTTTCAGTCCCATTTCATGCAGGATTCTTCGCATTGTCATTGTGACTCTCCCATTTCCCACCCAGTGAGGAACCAGTCCAGCATTTCCCCTCGGGTGCCCCGCACCATTCAGCAGGTGCAAGTAGCTCCAGGGTACGTCTGCACCCGCAGatccctgctcccctccctgcaatcttattttcagtgcaaagaCAGCACCAGGATGACTCCCCAGTCACATCTACTTTGGCAGAGTTGCTCAGATTGGGTCCAATGGagaatttctttgctttcagctccTTTGCTCGCCCTGGGGATGTTGCATGTTTAGGGTTGTGTTTTGAGCTCAGATATGAAAACAGATGGCTTTAAGGATTGCATCCTGCAGAGCAAAGGCCTTTGCAAATCATGATGCTGAACTTCCATCCAGTTTAGCTCGTGGCAGGAGGGATCAATGCTCCCTGGCTCCTCACTGATGATAGATAGcgtttttctttccccagtgaagccttaaataaaaatatacccTCATACAGAGTAGCACAGGTTTATCCAAGGGAGGGTGGACATGGGGTGGTTCTATCTCACTCACATTGCAGGTCATGCAAGGACAGGATCTGCTCAGCTCCAAACACAAgcaatggagaaaagcagatttcttctttttgcactGTTTGGTGGTGACTCCATGAGTCAGAAGATTTTCGCACTGCAGTGACAAATGCTTGCATTGCGCTGCTGGGAGCTGTTGTCTTCCCAATTAACTCATCCTTCTAGATGGAAAGAATTGCATTGCAGCCATGGATTTGGGCTTTCTTCAAATGGGAAATCGCTGAGCAACCCCCGGAGGTCAGCAGTTTGCGGGAGGTTCTTCTATATTTCCTCATAAACGCCACGGGCTCTTACAACAcctctttctttccataaaACAAAGCTTGGAAGCATTGCAAACCCACAGAAATGGTGCTTCCCAAGGCTGGGCGGAGGGCAGGCGGTGCTTTGGGTGCCAGGAGCTGATCTCCTTCAGCCCTGGGATTCAGCTCCCATTGCTGCAGGTGAGCTCGAATGCATCCCTCCAGCACAGAGCGGCTGCGGTGTGCAGCTGGGAAGGTGCCGTGCAGGATCTGCCTGGCTCAGCAGAACTGGAGCCAGTATTGTGCtttcacagaattactcagggTGGTTGGAGGGgtggaaggagaggggaggggtggggggggggggaaagaattAATTGAATCTCTTGGCCAATGGAAAGCGGCCCAGGGTCTGTTGGAAGTTGGGTGAGATCAAACCAGTCCCGCAGAAGGTTCCTCTCTCTGCATGTTTGCAAATTCCGATTGAAATGAAAAAACTCATCAGAATTTCTCCAACCCAGGTGTAGCCCCGAGCGCTGCACCGGGGGAATTCCCATGTCGTGCACTTGCCTCCTCTTGCAGCCATTCCTTCTGCTGAACTTGAGCAAAGGAGGATGTGTGAAAGGATGTTTTCTACACATCCTATGTCCAAAGTCGGGGTAGGGGGACTGGGAGGGGGGGGCGAAGTTTGAGCATCTGAGGGTTGTTTTGTGCTGTGTGCCCCAATTTGGGCAGGGGGACACTGCCTCCTCATGGGACACTGCTCTGGCAGCTGGAGGTGGGGATTAGGGTGTGAGAAACATGGTTTTAATCCAGAGATGAGATATGTACAACCAAGCTggagagctgcttttctgccaGGGAAGAAACAGACAGGCCTTCGGATGACGACACTGCGCATCGTGGTTTACATTTACAagcaaaggagaggaaggaCATCTAATCCCAGAGTGGGGTGGCCAGGCTGGGAGGGACGTGTCATGTTGTAGGGCTGTCAGCTGGACCAGTTACTCCCCATACTGAAGCTCTCCAGCAGCCCCATGCCCAGGGTGCAGGACCaatgatttctcttttcttgctttctttcccctttcctttttttttttttttttgcctttgcttaGCCTGCAACATCCCATTTGGGACCTTAGCCTGGCAGGTATCCCCATGATTTAGGGCATTTGCTGAAGAGAGTGAACCTTCTGAGTTCATCTCAGCATCTCTGATTTGAAACTTCAGGATATCTAGTGTATCTTCCCTGAACCACCTCTATGGAGGATCAGTCCGTGACTCCAATTTGCCCACCTCCCCATAGCAGGGAATTCCCTCCATGGATTCCCTCCACTCCTTCTGGCTCTACCTACCAACCCCCATGGCAAAAATTATCATCGTTCTTTGTATTTAAGTAGGGCTTTTTCGCCTTTTCAGATCTCCTGGGATTTGAGGTTTCCCTCTTTGCCATCTCGCAGAGTGGATCAACTGCAAATACTCCAATTATGGGACTTCAACCTTGATCTGCGTGCTGCggatggaaaaaaaggaagggcTTTCTGTCGGTTTTGTGTTAAGTCAgtgatttttaataaaagggAGCTTGTTCTGTGAGTGACTTGTCTGGATGTGaaggcaggagaaaagaaatacaaatgtgaTGATGAAGCAAGAAGACAAGACTTGAACGAATGGCTTGGGCAGCAGCTCGCACCCTTGAAACATTCTTTGCCCAGTcttggaaagggaaggaaatatgccattatttgggttttttttttccaccagcagGACTGTTTTGAAGCTGCCTGTGAGCCTCAAGTCCTAATCCAGGGCTCGAATGGGGCTTCCATGGTgaccctgcagtgctgggtgcgGTGTCTTGCTTGAGCTCCCCAGCACCGAGGGACTCTGTGCACTGCAGACTGGGAGCATCTCTGAGGAGGAATGGTGGGGGAAAGAGACCAGAAATTGTTCTGGACAACTTCACCTTATTTCCCTGCCTTGCAAAACAAATTACCAGACCTGCTCTTGGGGAGCTGTATCCATCTTTGAAGCATCGTTGTCCTTTGTTTTATCATCCCAAATACCATTACATGCTCTCTGGGGAGGTGTCTTATCAGGCGCATCTACTTGGAAAGGCTTGAAAGGCTCCTGTCACACTTCTCTTCATGTGTGCTTTGAATTTATAGCTCCTCATCGCCTGAAGAATCCCACTGAGCTGGGAAATGTATGAGAAAAGGAGATGGTGCCTCCctccaaaagcagagctgaagtcAACGTGGCCATTCCACCTGTGGTTCAGCAATGGAagcagttttcttgttttccaggcTCCAAGTTGACCTGTGGTGCCTTAGGATAACTCTGATTGCTTTGGTGTTCATCAGCTTCCCCATGCACCAACTAAAATGATAGCCCTTTTCCCTCCCATCCAGCTGTTGGGGACCCAGCATCCAATATCTTGAATGATCAAGGGAGGTTTGCTGCTGTCTTCTTGGTCTATGCAGCTCATCCTCTGCAAGCAGGCTGAGCCCTTGAAGGAGCTGAAGGCCTTGGGCAAAGATGCTTGGCTGGTATAAAGGCTAGAAAAGAGCTTGGCTCTGAAACCACATCTGCCTGCCACTTCCCACTGCCCGAGCAGCATTGCATCAAGTGACCTCCATGCATGAGGAAAGCTGGATGCTTCTGACAGCCAGCCATGCAGACTCCCCACGGACACTGCAAGCCAACCCTGCTTTCTCACCATCTCTATAAGCACGAAACCAAGCTGGTGAATAATTCTGCTGATGCACAGGAGAGAAAATCCTGCTTTCTCCTCCTGGGGCAGGCTGGCACAGCTAATGGGAGGAAGAGGCTGTGACAACTGGATCTTGTGGCTGAAGTCAGCAGATCTGACCCCTGGGACACATGGGAATGGGCAGGAAGCAGGAGCCACTTTTGAATGGTCACTTCTCAGAGGCGAGCAGTGCTTCAAAGACAAAATCCTTCACAGGATGTCGTAActcagaggaggaggaaaaaaaacaagcaaacaaaaaacccacaagttCTGTAGGGCTGGGAAAGGCAGAGTCGAGGAATGAGGCTTCCGAAAAGCCTTCGCTTGGTGCTCCCATCACTCAGGGCAGATGAGGCGATGCCATGAGCTTGCATTGAGAAGGGGCAGCTCTCTGCATGCCCTGCAGAGGACGGGGCAGTGGTCACCTCCATGTAGTCCTATAACCTGCCACATCAGCTCACACCTGGCACTCAGTGCCCTGCTTGAACCCCCATTGACAgagagctggcagctcctgggggCCGGACCAGCGTGCTAAAAGCAGGTTTGGTGATGGAAGTGGTTTGGAGGATGATGTTTGTCAGCGATGAGTGTGGGAGCTGTgtggcagctggagctggcagccGAGCGGCTGTCCTGCTTGTTTTGGCTGACTTCAGAGACCTCTGGCTTTTCCTAGTAGCGCTTCGATGTGCCGGTACTCAGGAGACCTGACCGGGCACATTCagacaacactgaaaatatcCTCCATGCAGGCAACAGAGGCAAAGGggagccagcagctgggctCCCGGAGAGGCAGGGGATGAGGCTGCAGAAGGCTGCCTGTTTTCCTTGTGCTTGCTGTCTGCCGTGCAGAAATGCAACCTGTGGAGGCACACGTTGCAGGCTACCCAGGTGTGCAGCGGTTCTCAGCTACACAGGGGATGACAGGTTGGGTCTCCTTGCTGTGCCCCTGGGTCTGTGCTCCCCATCCCTTACCTCCTAACAGCTGTGCTCTCACGGCAGGTACCTGGCAAAGCTGTCTTCAGTGGGGAGCATCTCAGAGGAGGAGACCTGCGAGAAGCTGAAGGGCTTGATCCAGCGCCAGGTGCAGATGTGCAAACGGAACCTGGAGGTGATGGACTCGGTGCGGCGCGGAGCCCAGTTGGCCATTGAGGAGTGCCAGTATCAATTCCGCAACCGCCGCTGGAACTGCTCCACGCTGGACACCCTGCCTGTCTTTGGCAAGGTGGTAACACAAGGTgagcttgggttggaagggaccttaagcATCATCCAAGGTCTTCCAAGACCTactgtgggctggttgcctcccaccagatcaggttgcccagagccccatccaggctggcactgagcacatccagggaaggggcaagaatttcttcctaatgtcaaATATAAACCTGCCGTCTCTTAGGtcaaagccatttctccttgtcctgtaACTATCTGCCCATCTAAAAAGGCACTCTCTCCTTTCCATGAGCTCCTTTTGAATACCAGAGGTCTCCCggagccttcccttctgcaggctgaatgCCCCAGCTCCTCATCCTGCATCCATAGGTGCTGGATGCACTGAGCAGCGCCGAAGCAGTGACTGCtgccaagcagagcagctctcatgTTAGGACAGCCCTCTGCCGCCCAGCGAGAGTAAAACAGCACACCCAGACCCTCTGAAGAGCAGTGAAGATTTATGGCCAGgccccacagcccagcctgggTTCAGGCATCCTGGGGGTCCAAACCCTGCCAGGGTGCAGAAATGGAGGGGAAGGTTCCTTCCACCCCCATAGAGCGGTATTCCCTCCCCTGGGGTGCCACTCTTGTCCCTTCCCATCCCACAGAACGCAGGCCAtggctgcccccagctcccTGTTTGACTTTCCTCCCCTCCACACAGGGGTGAAGATCTCTTTCTTGTGAAGGTTCAGGACTGGAAATACCAGAAATACCAGAAACTAAAAGTCGCCTCTTTTTAGTCAGCCACAGCGCAAAACCGACCAACACGATCCTACTATTAACCTCGATTAACTTGGAGGCGGTTCAGGCCCAGTGCTGGCTGAGCCCTCCCCAGCCCACTGCTGCTTGGCCACCAAAGTCTGGGCTGCGACCACCAAAGTAGCTGCCCTCTGCCCGACCGGCGAGCCACCCCCTACCTTGAAACAGCCCTAGCATACCCCAAATGCCAGCCCTGCTTCTTTGGAGCCGGAGGGGCCGTGTCCTCAGCCACCCTCGACCTCAGAGGACAGCGGGGATTTGGGTTTTGCAAGAGCTGACGGCCGCGGTCCCTGGCCGAGCCACCCGCGTGTTTGCATCCAGATTTCTCCCCCTTCTCAAATGGGCTCTTTGTGCCACTGTGCAGGTGGGCACAGGAATGTCCTGCTGTGCCCGGGGGGCTCTGCAGAGCGCTTTGTGTTGCAGTTTTGGAGGTGCTTGGAACAACAGAACAGTGCGTGATGATGCCACGgatctgcagctgcagggggTGATCCCCAGTTTGGTTGAGGAAATAGGACATTTTTGGATGCAGGAGGGGTTTTACAGCAGAAGTGCCCTACAAGCACCATGAAAGCTCCCCCCATGTTGCAATACAGCTTTTGCATCCTTCCCGTTGCTGCGTTATGACCTTGCCCATCACATCCatgtgctgccagctctgtcaCTATTGCAAGCAGCGTGTGGTGTCTGCTGGTCTGGGTTTGGCACCAAACAAATACATCTTGCCATACTTGGATCATGacagggaggtggggaggatGATCGTGCTGCATGGGGCACCCCAAATGTGGGGATGGGCAGGTAGAGCAGCCCATCTCGATGCACAAAACCCCCTCGAGCTTCCTGCCATCTTTCTCCACTGTTGTTGCAGGGACGCGGGAGGCAGCGTTTGTCTACGCCATCTCTTCAGCGGGGGTGGCCTTCGCCGTGACCCGAGCGTGCAGCAGCGGTGAGCTGGACAAGTGTGGATGCGACCGCACGGTGCAAGGCGGCAGCCCGCAGGGTGAGCGTGCAAAGCAGGGATAACATGATGCACAAAAAATGCCCGTCCTCCAGGGCCACCCTTTAGAGAAAgggcaaaatatatatatataaaaacatgttttaaagcCTACTGAGAGTCCATGTAAGTGCTGCAGAAAAGGTACCAGGGAGAATAGCTTCGGGGGTACATTGTTCCCCCACCCCTTGGCCTGGGGAGCAAGACAGCAGTGTTTTAGCAAGAGTAGGGCTGAGGAGGGTGAACTTCATCTGTCCCATCCTTGCACTGTGCCTTAGGCTTCCAGTGGTCCGGCTGCTCTGACAACATTGCCTACGGCGTGGCCTTCTCACAGTCCTTTGTCGATGTCAGGGAGAGGAGCAAAGGGGCATCTTCCAACAGAGCGCTGATGAACCTCCACAACAATGAGGCAGGGCGGAAGGTAATGGATGGGGGTCTGCATGGGgtctgcagtcactgctgcatCAGGGtcatggggctgggggggtgggtTAGGGGAAGGCTGTGccccagagggcagtgggcacagcccctcAATGGAAGTTCTGGGACACTCAGCCATAGGGTTTGGGattgggtggtgctgtgtgcagccagggGTTGGGTTCGGGGATCTGTGTGGGTTGCTTCTAACTCGGGGTGTTGTTTGGTGCTGTGACTCCATGTCATACCCCATACACATCACACACTCACCACCCCATCTTGTTTCTCCGCTGTGCTCCTTCAGGCCATCCTGAACAACATGCGGGTGGAGTGCAAGTGTCACGGCGTGTCAGGCTCATGTGAGTTCAAGACGTGCTGGAAAGCCATGCCCCCATTCCGCAAAGTGGGCAACGTGCTGAAGGAGAAATTCGATGGTGCCACCGAGGTGGAGCAGAGCGAGATCGGCTCCACTAAAGTGCTGGTGCCGAAAAACTCCCAGTTCAAACCACACACGGACGAGGATCTCGTCTACCTGGACTCCAGTCCTGACTTCTGTGACCACGACCTCAAGAACGGGGTGCTGGGCACCAGCGGCCGGCAGTGCAACAAGACCTCCGAGGGCATCGATGGCTGCGAGCTGATGTGCTGCGGTCGGGGCTTCCATACGGACGAAGTGGAGGTGGTGGAAAGGTGCAGCTGTAAATTCCACTGGTGCTGCTCTGTCAAGTGCAAACCCTGCCATCGGGTGGTGGAAATCCACACGTGCCGGTGATGCATGGAGGGGAGCAGCCGTCCCTTCCAACTTCTCTAACTGACCCTGCTTCTCTCTTGCCCCATGGCCAGGACTGAGGAAGTGACCCAGACACTGCAGGGAGAGCACAGCTCTATACAGAGACAGAGCCCCGGAGgaagagattttaaaagaaaggagcaaaaaaatatatatatttaaagttttaaaaaaaaagaaaaaaaaaaaaaactccccccaccctcccccaaaaaaaaacaaaaaaaagcaatcattgttattttttattctggTCGGTTTGCTTATTTATTGCTGAAGCCAGAACAGGGATGTGCCTGACCTCACAGCTGGCAGGGATCTGCCTGCCCTCATCGGATGCTCTACACTGACCCCGGAGCATTGCAAACGGGAGATGGTTAAACCTGAGGCTGAGTAGCGTTAGGCGCCGGGTATCTTCTGTCACAATCGTTTGTATTTGTTACAGGCTTGTGTTAAGCATCCCAGAGCACGGCTGGGAGGTGATGGAGCGCAGCCAGGACGTgcagctgtgagtgctgcagaggatggggagatggggacGGGGTGGCACTGTCCGTGGGTGTTAATCACAAGGCAGGGAGAGCCCATCCAGGGCTGTCAGTGGACAGAGTGTGCACGTACAGAGCCTCGGGGATGCTCTGAGGCCTCCTGGGCACTGAtgagctgttggagcagctctggcagctgctgtgatttacagaagctcctcagcagctgcctgggctgTCAAGGGACATGATGTTCCCACTTTGTTCCCCGTCCCCTTGCAAAGCCCTTTACCTCCCAGCCTCAGCATCTTGCTGGTGCAAAGCAGGGTACCTGCAATCcaaggacaggctgggagaaggaagggaatcCCAGGggattccttttccttctttccatagCCTTGCTCACCATCATCCCACGGccagctctcctcctcctcttcctccacaTGATCTCCCCAGGGGCCGTTCTGCACACTCAGTGAGGGCTCCTGGGGATAAGATGATACACAGCCCGTCCCCATCCCAGTCACTAGTGAGGAGAGCAGAAGTAGAAATGGAAGCAATTGCTGGGATGGGAGGACGTGCCATCCCTCTCCACACAGCCTGGtctgcagcagtgccatgagGATAACGTGCTGTCCTACCCGCTCCCACTTCCCCTCTGCCTGGGATCGGGTTAGCATAGAGCccttgctgctgggctgcaggacGAAGTATGTGGAGAACTAATAAGCAGTGGGGCACTGTGAGGGGAGGTGGAAATTGAACCAGTTTCTCTCTTCCCTCACGCAGTTGTCTGAGAGTTGAGAGGCAGAagggagcaaagaaaaaaccccaaattgGCACCTCAAGCCAAGAGGAACGTCTGCAAGGAGCTGGTGTGGGATGGCACTGCTTTCACTGAGCAGTAAT
The nucleotide sequence above comes from Coturnix japonica isolate 7356 chromosome 21, Coturnix japonica 2.1, whole genome shotgun sequence. Encoded proteins:
- the WNT4 gene encoding protein Wnt-4 isoform X1, coding for MGCVKRSTFLPLLRQMERLAPRAALAERGWIAAALEVVFKLNAGSGASAPPAGSGQGNTPEEGKRPAKGELRLSGSGEVSEERCGGRDGAVRGRSRYLAKLSSVGSISEEETCEKLKGLIQRQVQMCKRNLEVMDSVRRGAQLAIEECQYQFRNRRWNCSTLDTLPVFGKVVTQGTREAAFVYAISSAGVAFAVTRACSSGELDKCGCDRTVQGGSPQGFQWSGCSDNIAYGVAFSQSFVDVRERSKGASSNRALMNLHNNEAGRKAILNNMRVECKCHGVSGSCEFKTCWKAMPPFRKVGNVLKEKFDGATEVEQSEIGSTKVLVPKNSQFKPHTDEDLVYLDSSPDFCDHDLKNGVLGTSGRQCNKTSEGIDGCELMCCGRGFHTDEVEVVERCSCKFHWCCSVKCKPCHRVVEIHTCR
- the WNT4 gene encoding protein Wnt-4 isoform X2 is translated as MSPEYFLRSLLLIILATFSANASNWLYLAKLSSVGSISEEETCEKLKGLIQRQVQMCKRNLEVMDSVRRGAQLAIEECQYQFRNRRWNCSTLDTLPVFGKVVTQGTREAAFVYAISSAGVAFAVTRACSSGELDKCGCDRTVQGGSPQGFQWSGCSDNIAYGVAFSQSFVDVRERSKGASSNRALMNLHNNEAGRKAILNNMRVECKCHGVSGSCEFKTCWKAMPPFRKVGNVLKEKFDGATEVEQSEIGSTKVLVPKNSQFKPHTDEDLVYLDSSPDFCDHDLKNGVLGTSGRQCNKTSEGIDGCELMCCGRGFHTDEVEVVERCSCKFHWCCSVKCKPCHRVVEIHTCR